In SAR324 cluster bacterium, the following are encoded in one genomic region:
- a CDS encoding transposase, with amino-acid sequence MKYDPAKHHRRSIRLKGYDYTQNGAYFVTICVQNRECLFGKIVDEAMRLNEAGQIVADTWEWLASQYDHVDLDNWVVMPNHLHGIIVLTDDGDNGDDGRGGSCVVGAVREPPLQNDHPKKRKPLGRLIGAFKTVSTKRINAWRQTPGNRLWQRNYYEHIIRNEASLNQIQEYILNNPRIWTEDSLFVKESP; translated from the coding sequence ATGAAATACGATCCCGCAAAACATCATCGCCGGTCGATTCGGTTGAAGGGGTATGATTATACGCAAAACGGGGCGTATTTTGTGACGATCTGTGTTCAGAACAGGGAATGCTTGTTTGGAAAAATTGTGGATGAGGCAATGCGGTTGAATGAGGCAGGTCAGATTGTCGCGGATACGTGGGAATGGTTGGCATCGCAATATGACCATGTGGATTTGGACAATTGGGTGGTGATGCCCAATCATCTTCACGGAATCATTGTTTTGACAGATGATGGTGATAATGGCGATGACGGTAGGGGCGGTTCGTGCGTTGTAGGGGCGGTTCGCGAACCGCCCCTACAAAACGATCATCCGAAAAAACGTAAACCCCTCGGGCGTTTGATCGGTGCATTCAAAACGGTATCCACCAAACGCATCAATGCCTGGCGTCAAACCCCGGGAAATCGATTATGGCAACGCAATTATTATGAACATATCATTCGCAATGAAGCCTCCCTAAATCAAATACAGGAATATATCCTGAACAATCCCCGTATCTGGACAGAGGACTCTCTATTTGTCAAGGAATCCCCATGA
- a CDS encoding SAM-dependent DNA methyltransferase, whose product MANNTNNTEKFEATLFKSADKLRKNMDAAEYKHIVLGLIFLKYISDSFEVLFNKLTKNEGEYAGSDPEDVDEYRAENVFFVPQDARWSYLHGRSKLPSVGKDVDDAMEAIEKENPTLKGILPKVYSRPNLDKTALGGLIDLIGNIALGDEVSKSKDILGRVYEYFLGEFANAEGKKGGQFYTPKSIVRIMVEMIEPYKGRVYDPCCGSGGMFVMSEKFIESHQGKIDDISIYGQESNQTTYRLCRMNLAIRGLDGSQVKWNTEGSFLNDTHKDLKADFILANPPFNDSDWSGDLLQTDARWKYGTPPSGNANFAWLQHMVYHLSPKGVMACVLANGSLSSQTNSEGDIRQSFIENDLIDCIVALPKQLFYNTGIPACIWFLSRKRSGNGDRKRTGEILFIDASETGFMIDRTHREFTEVDIQKIAGTYHEWRQKDGKYEDIKGFCKSAGIEEVKKHNYILTPGRYVGIEDEEDDGILFEDKIAELTGKLREQMDQEISLNAEIEKQLGNIGITL is encoded by the coding sequence ATGGCAAACAATACCAACAACACCGAAAAATTTGAGGCAACACTTTTTAAGTCTGCCGACAAGCTCCGCAAAAACATGGACGCCGCAGAATACAAGCATATTGTTCTGGGGCTTATTTTTTTGAAATATATCTCCGATTCCTTTGAGGTGCTTTTCAATAAGCTCACGAAAAATGAAGGAGAATATGCTGGATCTGATCCTGAAGATGTTGACGAATACCGGGCGGAAAACGTGTTTTTCGTTCCGCAGGATGCCAGGTGGTCATATCTTCATGGTCGTTCCAAACTTCCTTCCGTGGGGAAAGACGTAGACGATGCGATGGAAGCCATTGAAAAAGAAAACCCGACACTGAAAGGAATCCTTCCCAAAGTCTATTCCCGTCCGAATCTTGATAAAACCGCTCTTGGCGGACTCATTGATCTTATCGGGAATATCGCTCTTGGTGATGAAGTTTCCAAGAGTAAGGATATTCTTGGGCGGGTGTATGAGTATTTCCTTGGAGAATTCGCCAATGCCGAAGGAAAGAAAGGCGGACAGTTCTACACACCAAAGTCGATTGTACGGATTATGGTTGAAATGATTGAGCCGTACAAAGGGCGGGTGTATGACCCCTGCTGTGGTTCCGGCGGGATGTTTGTCATGAGTGAAAAATTCATAGAGTCTCATCAGGGGAAAATTGACGATATTTCCATTTACGGACAGGAAAGCAACCAAACCACGTACCGTTTGTGCCGAATGAATTTGGCGATTCGCGGTCTTGACGGCTCACAGGTGAAATGGAATACGGAAGGTTCGTTTTTGAATGATACCCACAAAGATTTGAAAGCCGATTTTATCCTTGCCAATCCTCCTTTCAATGACAGCGACTGGTCGGGTGATTTGCTTCAAACCGATGCCCGCTGGAAATATGGAACGCCTCCTTCCGGGAATGCCAACTTTGCCTGGCTTCAGCACATGGTCTATCATCTCTCTCCAAAAGGAGTGATGGCGTGTGTGCTTGCCAATGGTTCGCTTTCTTCGCAGACAAACAGTGAAGGCGATATTCGGCAATCCTTTATTGAAAATGATCTGATTGATTGTATTGTCGCCCTTCCCAAACAGCTTTTTTACAATACCGGAATTCCCGCCTGTATTTGGTTTTTATCACGGAAACGATCTGGAAACGGTGATCGTAAACGAACCGGTGAAATTCTTTTCATTGATGCCTCGGAAACCGGGTTCATGATTGACCGGACTCATCGAGAATTTACGGAAGTCGATATACAGAAAATTGCCGGAACCTATCATGAGTGGCGACAAAAAGACGGGAAATATGAGGATATAAAAGGGTTCTGTAAATCGGCTGGAATCGAGGAAGTGAAAAAGCATAATTATATTCTCACGCCCGGGCGGTATGTCGGGATAGAAGATGAAGAGGATGACGGAATTTTGTTTGAGGATAAGATTGCGGAATTGACAGGAAAATTGAGAGAGCAGATGGATCAGGAAATAAGCCTCAATGCGGAAATTGAGAAACAGTTGGGGAATATTGGGATTACTTTATAA
- a CDS encoding tetratricopeptide repeat protein, translating into MNQSWQKYTTYLLPWLTLGWIFLAMFWVYPSEMDRIFVYEYTRNYPRAIHDLSIWIAQDPSSRKMDILARLYVKSGKLQNAEDVYREADIPLEILDMLLTSYRARSHYEDVRRLLLVKQELRPLDKAVPRELTILFQQLKDYPSMIVQLEKLIALDPSDPEPYRELGDLYFLTEQDEKGMAAYHKRAELLNEMKTWRDLAQVYLYKKMTEQGLTLMQTIAEQYNHPNLWKELGELYAYHGYPEKSLEAYLHRARLTNRLEDWKRVMDVYLNQDKKVEGLALYETVIKPLEQPALWKELGDLYVYYDMEEKAFDAYKKRAELLETIVGWQDLANLYLYKQRIPEGMAIHQRLTEAENTPDVWKTLGDLYLYYGMTEEGLASYRHRAELMNSFQGWKALAQQHFALKKIPEGLAIYREQAEKNNDAAIWNELASLYVYYGMEQEMFALYTQLARQSNTIDAWKQLAQLYFLRKQIDEGLKIYQQTAESFKTPALWKETADLYFYYDRVDDGFLAQARYTESQDSIEAWKQLAQLYIYKKREKEGLQVYYLLAHNHQIPALWKEVANLYLYYGYKEEGLSAYERYVALETTPETRENLALLYLAHGKSRKGVSLYLQLAREFNTPELWQELANIYFSKNMEQSGLKAMENANQKRPELATTLRLAARMEYDKQLAGAENYFIQAISLYPEPRNGEMELIKFYLRQGMLEKAHDRMLSLEEQGLLTGEDQLLALKIYFWVNNQDAGTRMLSRIPVEQLPPENLDLYYKLAVSHGLFDKAIAILDYLELHAPSPELWKKRVLLVRQRGYPEQAVQIIQNQISHYGESLELLEALYDTYDSLHDPERVSVLHRILVNYPDNQQWMIKALSIYTFRQEYGEGFEVLRQRYERQANSDTLKGMLKLAIKGGLAVEAQTILDRVPEAQQDAEVESMAVDIGYLSGDLPWVTRWLERRFARTSNASDLDALILLYRTLKEPLKEITARARLVSIRPSMEYKIAWVRAFAEWNCRDLALKYARMLARNPRISGNSTELLAELLEYLGDPEEAIKLYNQQLKRGDVAPQIQLKLGTVLYAQGNYNNAIRYLEKGLQANPDDFRTQWMLLISYLESGQEPGDPGLQQRVYDTIRSERKLSDSDQLTALRLLLVQENYPVLFDTFHDFLKTWQNPSDLFYWFVEQLHQKNRLNWLLEDMVQNQKYYPPKLNYYQGRYELEIRLGQSSKALITLEQWVKAEPNNIKAWKDLAYSALQAGDRNRSLMAFGQVKRLTRNVMVSSVFKAAEQPVEAREIQPETPVIEPQTTVAESPKICPIPQSFNPMLPF; encoded by the coding sequence ATGAACCAAAGCTGGCAGAAATACACAACATATCTATTGCCATGGCTGACGTTAGGCTGGATCTTTCTGGCTATGTTCTGGGTGTATCCATCAGAAATGGACAGAATATTTGTGTATGAATACACCCGAAATTATCCTCGCGCGATTCATGATTTATCCATTTGGATCGCTCAGGATCCTTCCTCCCGAAAAATGGATATACTGGCCCGTTTGTATGTGAAATCCGGCAAATTGCAGAATGCGGAAGATGTTTATCGTGAGGCGGATATTCCGCTGGAGATTCTGGACATGCTACTGACCTCGTATCGTGCCCGATCGCACTATGAGGATGTCCGACGATTGCTACTGGTCAAACAGGAATTGAGGCCCCTGGACAAAGCTGTCCCCCGTGAACTTACCATTTTGTTTCAACAACTGAAGGATTACCCCTCGATGATCGTTCAACTGGAAAAACTGATTGCCCTTGATCCGTCTGATCCCGAACCTTACCGGGAATTGGGCGATTTGTATTTTCTGACAGAACAGGATGAAAAAGGAATGGCCGCCTATCATAAACGGGCAGAATTATTGAACGAGATGAAAACCTGGCGGGATCTGGCACAGGTTTATCTCTACAAGAAAATGACAGAACAGGGGTTGACCCTGATGCAGACCATTGCCGAACAATACAATCATCCCAACCTCTGGAAAGAACTGGGAGAACTTTATGCCTATCATGGTTACCCCGAAAAATCGCTTGAGGCCTATCTCCACAGAGCACGTTTGACCAACAGGCTGGAAGACTGGAAACGCGTGATGGATGTTTATCTCAATCAGGATAAGAAAGTCGAAGGTCTGGCGCTGTATGAAACTGTCATCAAGCCGCTGGAACAACCCGCGTTGTGGAAAGAACTGGGTGATTTGTATGTGTATTACGACATGGAGGAAAAAGCCTTTGACGCTTATAAAAAACGGGCTGAACTTCTCGAAACCATAGTGGGCTGGCAGGATCTGGCAAATCTGTATCTTTATAAACAACGCATTCCGGAAGGCATGGCCATCCATCAACGTCTGACCGAAGCAGAAAATACACCTGACGTATGGAAAACCCTGGGTGATCTTTATCTGTATTACGGCATGACCGAAGAAGGTCTGGCTTCCTACAGACACCGTGCGGAACTTATGAATTCATTCCAGGGATGGAAAGCTCTGGCACAACAGCATTTTGCCCTGAAAAAGATCCCTGAAGGTCTCGCCATTTACCGGGAACAGGCTGAAAAGAACAATGATGCCGCCATCTGGAACGAACTGGCCAGTCTCTATGTGTATTACGGAATGGAACAAGAGATGTTCGCGCTCTACACCCAACTGGCTCGTCAGTCGAATACCATTGATGCCTGGAAACAACTGGCACAATTGTATTTCCTCAGGAAACAGATTGATGAAGGCTTAAAAATTTATCAACAAACAGCGGAGAGCTTCAAAACTCCGGCCTTATGGAAAGAAACGGCTGATCTGTATTTTTATTACGACCGCGTGGATGATGGTTTTCTGGCACAGGCCCGTTACACAGAAAGTCAGGACAGCATTGAGGCATGGAAACAACTGGCGCAACTTTACATCTATAAAAAACGGGAGAAAGAAGGATTACAGGTTTATTATCTGCTGGCACACAATCATCAGATACCGGCACTATGGAAAGAGGTGGCAAACCTCTATCTGTATTATGGCTATAAAGAGGAAGGTCTCTCCGCTTATGAACGCTATGTGGCCCTTGAAACCACGCCTGAAACCAGGGAAAATCTTGCCTTGCTGTATCTGGCGCATGGAAAATCCAGGAAGGGCGTTTCCCTGTATCTGCAATTGGCCCGTGAATTCAATACCCCTGAATTATGGCAGGAACTGGCCAACATCTATTTTTCAAAAAACATGGAACAATCCGGATTGAAAGCCATGGAAAATGCCAATCAGAAACGTCCCGAGCTGGCAACAACTCTCCGTCTTGCCGCAAGGATGGAATATGACAAACAACTGGCTGGTGCGGAAAACTATTTTATTCAGGCCATTTCCCTGTATCCCGAACCACGGAATGGCGAAATGGAATTGATTAAATTTTATCTCAGGCAAGGCATGCTGGAAAAAGCGCATGACCGCATGTTATCGCTGGAGGAACAGGGGCTTCTGACCGGAGAAGATCAACTGCTGGCGCTGAAAATCTATTTCTGGGTCAATAATCAGGATGCAGGAACCAGAATGCTTTCCCGGATTCCCGTAGAGCAACTTCCTCCCGAAAATCTGGATCTGTATTACAAACTGGCGGTGTCCCATGGTCTGTTTGATAAAGCCATCGCCATCCTGGATTATCTGGAACTTCATGCCCCCTCTCCTGAGCTATGGAAAAAACGGGTATTGCTTGTCAGACAACGCGGATATCCTGAACAGGCTGTACAAATCATACAAAATCAAATCAGTCACTATGGCGAATCCCTGGAATTGCTGGAAGCGTTGTATGACACCTATGATTCCCTGCATGACCCTGAACGGGTTTCTGTGTTGCATCGTATTCTGGTGAATTATCCGGACAATCAGCAATGGATGATCAAAGCACTCAGCATCTACACGTTTCGGCAGGAATATGGAGAGGGTTTTGAAGTTTTGCGACAACGCTATGAACGGCAGGCAAATAGTGACACACTCAAGGGGATGCTCAAACTGGCCATCAAGGGCGGATTGGCCGTTGAAGCGCAAACAATTCTGGACCGTGTCCCTGAAGCGCAACAAGACGCGGAAGTGGAGTCCATGGCTGTTGATATTGGCTACCTGTCGGGTGATCTTCCCTGGGTGACCCGTTGGCTGGAACGCAGATTCGCAAGAACTTCCAACGCGAGTGACCTAGATGCGCTTATTTTGCTTTATCGAACGCTCAAGGAACCTCTAAAAGAAATAACGGCCCGTGCCCGACTGGTCAGCATCCGACCCAGCATGGAATATAAAATTGCCTGGGTCCGCGCTTTTGCCGAATGGAATTGCAGGGACCTGGCATTGAAATACGCACGGATGCTGGCTCGAAATCCACGAATTTCGGGGAACTCCACAGAGTTGTTGGCGGAATTACTCGAATATCTGGGTGATCCTGAGGAAGCCATCAAATTATACAATCAACAGCTCAAACGCGGTGACGTTGCCCCTCAAATTCAGTTGAAACTGGGAACTGTTTTGTATGCTCAGGGAAATTACAACAACGCCATCAGGTATCTGGAAAAAGGACTTCAAGCCAATCCGGATGATTTTAGAACGCAATGGATGCTGTTGATCAGTTATCTGGAATCCGGCCAGGAACCCGGAGATCCAGGACTGCAACAACGGGTGTACGACACCATCCGGTCAGAAAGAAAATTGAGTGATTCCGATCAACTGACAGCATTGCGGCTGTTGCTTGTTCAGGAAAACTATCCTGTCTTGTTTGATACCTTTCATGATTTTCTGAAAACATGGCAGAATCCCTCAGATCTGTTTTATTGGTTTGTGGAGCAACTGCATCAGAAAAACCGTCTCAACTGGCTACTGGAAGACATGGTTCAGAATCAAAAATACTATCCGCCGAAACTGAATTACTATCAGGGAAGATATGAACTGGAAATCAGACTGGGGCAATCATCAAAAGCATTGATCACACTGGAGCAATGGGTCAAAGCTGAACCAAACAATATCAAGGCTTGGAAAGATCTGGCTTATAGCGCACTTCAGGCAGGCGACAGAAATAGATCGTTGATGGCCTTTGGACAAGTCAAACGATTGACCCGCAATGTGATGGTCAGTAGCGTTTTTAAGGCCGCGGAACAACCTGTCGAAGCCAGAGAAATTCAACCGGAAACACCTGTTATTGAGCCACAGACAACCGTTGCTGAATCGCCAAAGATCTGCCCCATTCCACAGTCTTTCAATCCAATGCTGCCGTTTTAG
- a CDS encoding type I restriction endonuclease subunit R gives MTALYESDIEQYLVELLESQGYSYLSPEDQETERPNLSEVVLKNRLREAVQTLNPSIPADAREQAIRQFLNLPSQNLMDNNEAVHLMLTEGIRVEYMKDGEVKYDEVKLIDFEEPANNEFLVCNQFTVIENNVNKRPDVVILINGIPLVVIELKNPADENATVHKAYTQLQNYKKAIPSLFYYNSILVASDGLDAKTGTVSSDWSRFLAWKSVDGVKEDGTTVPQLETLTKGMLKKEVLLDLIRQFIVFEKSKKEDAKTGLTTVTTIKKIAAYHQYFAVNKAVESTLRATDISAICVQENPAVYGQPSVESQPRGDRKAGVIWHTQGSGKSLSMVFYSGKVVITLNNPTIVIITDRNDLDDQLFDTFANCKQLLRQDPVQAENRDHLKKLLSVAGGGIVFTTIQKFSPDDGSVTFDCLSERENIVVVADEAHRSQYGFGAKTIYDKVGNGARTAYGFAKYLRDAVPNASFIGFTGTPIEKEDASTPAVFGNYIDIYDIAQAVEDGATVRIYYESRLAKVHLKEEEKAKLDEEVESITEGEESTAKEKAKTKWTQAEAIVGHKERIKSVACDIVDHFEKRQEAFEGKAMIVTMSRRIAVELYDEIKALRPGWHNEDKKKGMIKVVMTSSSSDPENWQIHHTTKQDRKDIGDRLKDVNDPLKLVIVRDMWLTGFDAPCLHTLYVDKPMRGHNLMQAIARVNRVYKDKPGGLIVDYIGIASDLKKALSVYSASGGQGTPTLDQDEAVATMLEKFEIVDQMFGGFEYQKYFTADTSTKLTIILEAQEFILGLQDGKNRFTKQVSLLSKAFALSVPHKKAMEIKDEVGFFQAIKARLTKFEPSGSGKSDAEIETAIRQIVDKAVVSDGIVDVFDAAGIKKPDISILSDEFLEEVKGMERKNLALELLKKILNDEIKAKAKKNHIQSKKLSEMLENAIKKYQNNLLTAAQVIDELIKLAKDIAKANKRGEEFGLSEDELAFYDALANNESAKEILGDKQLRDIARILVEKVKTNTSIDWTIKETVRARLRVIVRRILRQYGYPPDQQLIATENILKQAELLADEWVVE, from the coding sequence ATGACCGCTCTTTACGAATCCGACATCGAACAATACCTTGTCGAACTCCTCGAATCACAGGGGTATTCTTATCTTTCCCCGGAAGATCAAGAAACCGAACGACCAAACCTCTCCGAAGTGGTTCTCAAAAACCGCTTACGGGAAGCTGTTCAAACTCTCAATCCGTCCATCCCCGCCGATGCTCGGGAACAGGCAATCCGTCAGTTTCTCAACCTCCCCAGCCAAAACCTCATGGATAATAATGAGGCGGTTCATTTGATGCTTACCGAAGGTATCCGTGTGGAGTATATGAAAGACGGAGAGGTGAAATACGATGAAGTAAAACTCATTGATTTTGAAGAACCCGCAAACAATGAATTTCTCGTCTGCAATCAGTTCACGGTCATTGAAAACAATGTAAATAAACGCCCGGATGTGGTGATTCTTATTAACGGTATCCCGCTTGTGGTGATTGAACTCAAGAATCCTGCCGATGAAAACGCCACCGTTCACAAAGCCTATACCCAGCTTCAAAACTATAAAAAAGCCATTCCTTCCCTGTTTTACTATAACAGCATTCTCGTCGCTTCTGACGGACTTGATGCCAAAACGGGAACTGTTTCATCGGATTGGTCACGGTTTCTTGCCTGGAAATCAGTGGATGGCGTGAAAGAAGACGGCACCACCGTTCCACAGCTTGAGACCCTCACCAAAGGGATGCTCAAAAAAGAGGTACTTCTTGATCTTATCCGGCAGTTCATCGTATTTGAAAAATCAAAAAAAGAAGATGCCAAAACGGGATTAACCACCGTCACAACGATAAAAAAAATTGCGGCGTACCATCAATACTTTGCCGTCAACAAAGCAGTGGAATCCACGCTTCGCGCTACGGATATTTCCGCAATATGCGTTCAAGAAAATCCTGCGGTTTATGGTCAACCCAGCGTGGAAAGTCAGCCAAGAGGAGATCGTAAAGCGGGAGTAATCTGGCATACGCAAGGATCGGGAAAATCGCTTTCTATGGTTTTTTACTCTGGAAAAGTGGTTATTACCCTCAATAATCCCACCATTGTTATAATAACCGACCGCAATGACTTGGACGATCAGCTTTTTGATACTTTTGCCAACTGTAAACAACTGCTCCGCCAAGATCCCGTGCAGGCGGAAAACAGAGACCATCTTAAAAAACTTCTCTCCGTTGCTGGTGGCGGAATCGTTTTCACCACCATTCAAAAATTCTCTCCTGATGACGGAAGTGTTACCTTTGACTGCTTATCGGAACGGGAAAATATCGTGGTTGTTGCGGATGAAGCCCATCGGAGCCAATACGGATTCGGAGCAAAAACCATTTATGATAAAGTAGGAAACGGAGCCAGGACCGCTTACGGGTTTGCCAAATATTTACGGGATGCTGTTCCGAATGCTTCATTCATCGGGTTTACGGGAACACCGATTGAAAAAGAAGACGCTTCCACCCCGGCGGTTTTCGGGAATTACATTGATATTTACGACATTGCCCAGGCAGTCGAAGACGGGGCGACCGTTCGGATTTATTATGAATCCCGTCTTGCCAAAGTTCATTTGAAGGAAGAGGAAAAAGCAAAACTGGATGAGGAAGTCGAATCTATAACCGAAGGGGAAGAAAGCACCGCCAAAGAAAAAGCAAAAACAAAATGGACTCAAGCAGAAGCGATTGTCGGTCACAAAGAACGGATTAAGTCCGTTGCTTGTGATATTGTCGATCATTTTGAAAAACGGCAGGAAGCCTTTGAAGGAAAGGCGATGATCGTCACCATGAGTCGAAGGATCGCGGTTGAATTGTATGATGAAATAAAGGCGTTACGACCTGGTTGGCATAATGAGGATAAGAAAAAAGGAATGATAAAAGTGGTGATGACTTCTTCCTCTTCTGACCCTGAAAACTGGCAAATACACCATACCACCAAGCAAGACCGCAAAGACATTGGCGACCGACTCAAAGATGTGAATGATCCACTCAAACTCGTCATTGTTCGTGATATGTGGCTGACCGGTTTTGATGCTCCGTGTCTCCATACCCTCTATGTGGATAAACCGATGCGTGGTCACAATCTCATGCAGGCGATTGCACGAGTGAATCGGGTGTATAAAGATAAGCCGGGTGGACTCATTGTTGATTATATTGGGATTGCATCAGACTTAAAGAAAGCTTTATCGGTGTATTCCGCAAGCGGTGGTCAAGGAACACCAACACTTGATCAGGATGAAGCCGTTGCAACCATGCTTGAGAAATTTGAGATTGTCGATCAAATGTTTGGTGGTTTTGAGTATCAAAAATATTTCACTGCTGATACTTCCACAAAACTTACGATTATTTTGGAAGCACAGGAGTTTATTCTTGGACTCCAGGATGGGAAAAATAGATTTACCAAACAAGTTTCCTTGCTTTCAAAGGCGTTTGCGCTTTCGGTTCCTCATAAAAAAGCAATGGAAATTAAAGATGAGGTTGGATTCTTCCAAGCAATCAAAGCTCGTCTCACAAAATTTGAACCGAGTGGATCAGGAAAGTCAGACGCAGAAATTGAAACGGCCATCCGTCAAATTGTCGATAAAGCGGTTGTGTCTGATGGAATCGTTGATGTATTTGATGCGGCTGGGATCAAAAAACCTGATATTTCTATTCTCTCCGATGAGTTTTTGGAAGAGGTCAAAGGAATGGAACGCAAGAATCTTGCGCTGGAACTCCTGAAAAAAATTCTCAATGATGAGATAAAAGCAAAGGCGAAGAAAAACCATATTCAGAGTAAAAAACTTTCCGAAATGCTCGAAAATGCCATTAAAAAATACCAAAACAATCTTCTGACTGCGGCACAAGTCATTGACGAACTGATCAAGCTGGCAAAAGATATTGCGAAGGCAAATAAACGGGGAGAAGAATTTGGCCTGAGTGAAGACGAACTCGCTTTTTATGATGCACTGGCAAACAATGAAAGTGCCAAAGAAATTTTAGGTGATAAACAACTCCGAGATATTGCCAGGATTCTCGTTGAGAAAGTGAAGACCAATACTTCAATTGATTGGACTATCAAAGAAACGGTACGAGCCAGGCTTCGTGTCATTGTTCGTCGAATTCTTCGGCAATATGGGTATCCACCGGATCAGCAACTGATTGCCACGGAAAATATTTTGAAGCAGGCGGAGTTGCTGGCGGATGAGTGGGTGGTGGAGTGA
- a CDS encoding restriction endonuclease subunit S, whose amino-acid sequence MEEEIITLDGWREGYLKDIANILMGQSPKGDTCNSFKNGLPLLNGPTEFTDNHPIPTQFTIDPKKIAQKGDLLFCVRGSTTGKMNWADQQYAIGRGIAALKHKKGDEYQSYLRAVVEYKLSKLLISATGSTFPNISRDQLLLMEILLPPLPEQKAIASVLSSLDDKIELLREQNKTLEALAQTLFKRWFVDFNFPDENGEPYKDSGGKMIESELGEIPEGWRVYELGEISKLIAGGDRPKNTTINKTETNCIPVYSNGISNDGLYGYTDKPKINEESVTVSARGTIGYICLRLEPYVPIVRLISIIPIKNYLSTKYLFLWLKNQNISSTGTTQQQLTIPDFSTSKIIISECIVMDKFTILLDSLYKKISSNNFQIQTLSILRDTLLPKLMKGEVRVW is encoded by the coding sequence ATGGAAGAAGAAATTATTACATTGGATGGTTGGCGTGAGGGATACCTAAAAGATATTGCTAATATTTTAATGGGACAATCTCCAAAAGGTGATACATGCAATTCATTTAAAAACGGACTCCCACTATTGAATGGACCTACAGAATTTACAGATAATCATCCAATACCAACTCAATTTACTATTGACCCAAAAAAAATAGCTCAAAAGGGAGACTTGCTATTTTGTGTTAGAGGATCAACCACTGGGAAAATGAATTGGGCTGACCAACAGTATGCCATAGGTAGAGGAATTGCCGCATTAAAACATAAAAAAGGTGATGAATATCAATCTTATTTAAGAGCAGTTGTTGAATACAAGTTATCAAAACTATTAATTTCTGCAACAGGATCAACTTTTCCCAATATAAGTAGGGATCAGCTTTTACTGATGGAAATTCTTCTCCCCCCTCTCCCCGAACAAAAAGCCATTGCCTCCGTTCTTTCCTCCCTTGATGACAAAATAGAACTGCTCCGAGAACAAAACAAAACACTGGAAGCATTGGCACAGACACTTTTTAAGCGGTGGTTTGTTGATTTCAATTTCCCTGATGAGAATGGGGAGCCGTATAAAGACTCCGGCGGGAAAATGATTGAGAGTGAACTTGGGGAGATTCCTGAGGGATGGAGAGTTTATGAGCTTGGAGAAATATCAAAACTAATTGCAGGAGGTGATAGACCCAAGAATACAACAATTAATAAAACTGAAACAAATTGTATTCCAGTTTATTCAAATGGTATTTCTAATGATGGATTATATGGGTATACAGATAAGCCAAAGATAAATGAAGAGAGTGTTACAGTTTCAGCAAGAGGTACAATTGGTTATATTTGTTTAAGACTAGAACCATATGTACCAATTGTAAGACTTATCTCTATCATTCCTATTAAAAATTATCTATCTACCAAGTATCTATTTCTATGGCTAAAAAATCAGAACATTAGTAGTACAGGTACAACCCAACAACAGTTAACTATACCAGATTTTTCTACTTCAAAAATAATAATCTCAGAATGTATTGTTATGGATAAATTTACGATCTTACTGGACTCGTTATATAAAAAAATATCATCTAATAATTTTCAAATTCAAACTCTCTCCATCCTCCGTGATACCTTACTTCCAAAATTGATGAAGGGAGAGGTGCGGGTATGGTAG